Genomic segment of Phaenicophaeus curvirostris isolate KB17595 chromosome 26, BPBGC_Pcur_1.0, whole genome shotgun sequence:
AGTGGAGAAGCTGAATGAATTCACCCCCTTCCCAAGGAGAGACAGCAGGACCTTGCAGACCTAGTGCACAAATCGGGGCTGCTGTCTCTGCCGCCCTCAGACACAGGCTCAGATAAATTCCCCAACTTAGTCTCCAGTggagaaatgggaaaaacaaGGCAGCTTGCTGCATCCCAAGGGatgccccagccccacatctggATCCTGCAGGCCTTGGGAAAGTCTGAGCACAGCCTGGGAGGCCAGGGTATGCACACTGGGTATGTGGCCAAACACTCAGCTCcaggctgtgctgcttctgcagcccaGTGCCACGCTGGCCgggctggagagctgggggCCACCAGTGGTCCGACCAGCAGAAGAGCTCcatcagaaaggaaaatgaaatgcaggGGGCTGGCAGAGACAGGGGGGCTCCAGGCAGGCACTGGGGAGCAAAGGGACGGGGCACCCTGGATTCCCCACCCTCCTCCTGGCAGGATACAGGCCAGGGCTCctctggggctgggagcagggtcATGCGATGGCCAGGTCCTGGGATAAAGATGGAACTGGAGGGGACAAGGCTGTGGCaggggcagaggaggaaggggaaagtcTCCAGTTTCAGGGCTGGCCTGCCTCTTCCTACACCGCTGGAGGCACGGGTGGGTTTGGAACCAGCCCAGAGTGAGCAGAGCCACTATACCCGAGCTTAAACACAGCAGAGCGCTAAGCTGCTGCGGGCAGAGCTAATCCTCTTCCCAGTGATTAACGTGAAGGAGAGGACGAGCTCAGGGTTGACGTCCCTGGTCCTGCTCAGCGTGAGCCTGGCTGTGCTCGTGCGTGGGGCACTGCTGGGAGGGTGGGAGCAGGATCCCAGGCTGGAAAGGCAGGGTGTGCGCGTCTCACTGGCTCCGCTTTGTGTCTTGCAGGATGAAGTGAAACTCCCATCTAAACTGAGCATCAGCAAGTCTctgaaggagggggaaaagctggagaaggaaggtGAGGGTGAGGAGGTGCCTGTGGGAGAGGACCATGCAGAGGAGGACCATGTCCAGCTGTCCTCCGATGAGGAGGTGGAGATCGAAGAGATTATTGAAGAGTCACGGGCAGAGCGCATCAAAAGGAGCGGCATGAAAAGAGTGGATGACTTTAAGAAGGCATTCTCgaaggagaagatggagaagactAAGCTAAAGACCAAGGAAAACCTGGAGAAGACCCGCCACAACTTGGAGAAGACCCGCCacaacctggagaaaaggatgaACAAACTGGGCACCAAGATTGTGACtaatgaaaggagagagaagatgaAGTCCTCTCGGGACAAGCTGAGGAAGTCTTTCACCCCTGACCACACCATCTATGCCAGGTCCAAAACAGCCGTCTACAAAGTGCCGCCCTTCACGTTTCACGTCAAGAAAATAAGAGAGGGTGAGGTGGAAGTGAAAGCGACGGAGCTGGTGGAGgttggtggagaggagggagaaaactCAGATCTGCTGCGTGGGGAGAGCCCCGAGATGCACACGCTGCTGGAGATCACGGAGGAGTCCGACGCGGTACTGGTGGACAAGAGCGACAGCGAGTAGGATGGGCGGCAGCGTGGAAGGGTTGTGGACGACGGCTGAACACATAATCATTCACATTTCGAGATCTCTCTCTGCCCTGGTGCCCAGGGCAAGTGCACACAACGCATCTTTACTGCCCTGCAGAGCCGACGCCAATCCCCGCCTGCTAGGACGAggtgtattttatattttagttttagcacacagaatcattaggAACACGGGACTGTTTTTCTTACACTGTTCAATCACCCTCAGAGACCATTCCTGCCGCAGGCTGCGCCACAGCCTTCCAGCACCCAACCTGAAGACACGCTTTGAGTAACGGGGACCCAGCCCAGCTGGAGAGTGCTAATCCCAAGATAACGTCTGTGCACTCGGAAAGCTCACATGTCCTCCATCAGCCAAGACCTGGTGTCAAGCAAGCTCCCTGCCAAGCAGCCCGGTGGCCCTCAccaccctgcatccctgtgcGGCCGTCCCGCAGCAGAAAGACTCCCAGCACCCAACCTGGCCACCAcgctggggagcagaggagctgcGACGCACCTGCTGTGCGGGAGGGAAGAGCTGAGCAAGGGCTGTTGATGGGCGGAGGACGGGAGAAGCTGCACCAGCCGTGTGGCACGCGGGCAGGTCTGCTCCCCTCTGCCCTCCCAAGGACCGGATTGAGGACGGCTTCACGGTAAAGCTGCCCTGTTGCCGCGGGTGCTGGCGTGGCATCACACGTCTGTCGGTGCCGCTGCTCCTCCCCGCTGCGCTGGGGCTGTCGCTGTGGCCACTCCGGGTCTGCGGCAGGAGCAGCGTGGGCTGCACGTTCCCCAGAATTCAGAGGCCCAGTGGCTGTGGGCGCATCCTTGCTGAGACAGGGAGCACCACGGTGCTGGGGTGCTGGATCTGCTCCCTCCACACCTGCAGGGGTGGTGGAGAAGGCAGTAAGGTCAGCActtgctgcccagggagaggggacGCGCAGGCAGCAGTGCTGGAGCAGCCCTTAtttccagagggatatgggataCACCGATGCCATGTGAGGCTCTGGACTGCCAGAGAGCAGCCTTGACACCAGTCCAGCACCGGACCTTGAGTATTTCTGAGCACCTGCTTCCTCCAGGGATTCCAGCGTGGCTCCGGCTCCTGCTCACATCCTGCGCtttcctctccatcttctgctttctgcagcttcacTCCCGGTCCTCTGCGCTAGGATAGCGATCACGCTGCAGCTCGGGCCTTGGGTAGGCAGGTGGGAGGCTGTGGCCTCAGCGGCTTCAGCTAAGGAGCTGTGGATGAGCCTGGGGAAGCTGATCCTGATGAGCAGGCAATGGAGAGACCTGGCCGTGCTGCTCCCCATCTGCCTGCTGGGCTCAGCTTTTCCCAGTGCAGCCACTCTGCTCCCCAGCCGCACGCCGGGCTGCCGTTGCTGACATAACCGAATATATAAACCTGCTTTTCCGCtgagaattattttccttcttattgTTTAGTGCATTCAGGCTGTCCCAATCCCAGGCTCCCATCCCGGTGCCTGTGCTGGTGCCCAGAGACGCCTTcctggggcagagcaggaggagaagccGTGCCCGTGGCAGCCCTGGGCACGCGAGCTCTGGGCAAGGCTCCGGGACACCGGGAATGGCACCGGGCTGCCCATAGCTCCGTCCTAGCCCCATGTGGGCCCGTGGTTGCCTCCCCCATGGAGCCCTCGTGTGCCCACGGGTGGTTTCTTCCCACGGAGCAGCGGGATGGGGGCAGCTGGTGCCGGGGGCCCGGGCGGGCGCACAGGGGCAGCGGGAGCCCAGGCGAGCCCCAACTGTTCCCGCTGCTGCGTCCCTGCGAGCAGCACAACCAATAAAGTCTCTTTTCTAAACCACCGGCGTGGGGCCTGTTCCTGGCACTGGGTGGGTTGTGGGGACTGGCGAGGGTGTCGGGGAGCTGGGGCATCAGCGAGACACAGCACGTGGGGCCAAGGCCTGTTGCCCCATCGTCCAGCGTGGGGCTGGGGCGAGTCGCTCCATCACCCATCATCCCATTGCTCCATGGGGAGCCAAAGCCCATCGCCCCATTGCCCCACGCAGGGCTGGAACCCATTGACCTATTGCTCCGTGTGGGGATGGTGCTCGTTGCCCCACCGTCCCACATGGGGTTAGTGCCCGTGGCCCCACGAGGGGCTGGTGACCATTGCTCCATTGCCCACCTCCTCACGTGGGGCCGGTGCCCGCTGCCctgtggcatcttggcttggatcagagccggcgtggccagcagggccagggaggttcttctccctctggactcggcactggggagaccaaacctcgaatcctggggtcagttctgggcccctccccacaagaaggatgttgaggctctggagcgagtccagagaagagcaacgaagctggggaaggggctggagaacaagtctgagggacctgggggtgtttagcctggagaagaggaggctgaggggagacctcattgctctctacaactccctgaaaggagggtgtggagaggagggagctgggctcttctcccaagggacaggggacaggacgagagggaatggcctcaagctccaccaggggaggctcaggctggacattgcgaaaaatttttttatggaaagggtcattggtccctgtccgaggctgcccagggagggggttgagtccccttccctggaggggtttaagggccgggtggacgaggcgctgagggacatgggttagtgattgatgggaatgtttggactcgatgatccggtgggtcctttccaacctggtgattctctgatctcCCACAGCCCCCATGGGGCTGGTGCCCATCGCCCCATCTCCCCATCGCCCCTTTGGGGTGGGTGCCCCCGCCCGCTCCCCCCGGTCCCCACGCGGGGGCGCTCTCGGCCGCGGCCGCTCTGGCCGCTGCCCCTTTAAGCCGCGGGGCGCGCGCTGACGTCACGGCGCTGCCCGGAACTCAGCTGGGTTTCCCGCACGGCCGTTCCCGGCAgccgccgctccccccgccgcgccgccccctccccagcgcCGCCGCGCGGCGGGAGGCGGCGCCATCCGGGAACAGCCGCCGCGGGGCaaccccctccttcccccccaaccccaaccccgcggggcggcggcgctgattggctggcGGGACGCGGCCCCGGCGGGGGGGCGGAGGCTCCGCGCCGCCATTGGTCGCGCTCGCGGTGACGTCatcgagggggcggggcttggtGCTGCGGGCTGCCCGGCGCGAGGCCGAGGGCGGCGCGTGATCCGCAccgggagccgccgccgccccgccgggAGCCGGTGAGCGGGGGGGGGAGCGGGCCCTGGGAAGGGTGGTCACCGAGCCCCGAGGGTGCTGGGCCCCGGGAACGGTAGGCACCGAGCCCCGGGAACGGTGGGCACCGAGCCCCAAGTGTGCTGGGCCCCGGGAACGGTGGGCATCGAGCCCCGAGGGTGCTGGGCCCCGGGAACGGTGGGCACCGAGCCCCGAGGGTGCTGGGCCCCGGGAACGGTGGGCACCGAGCCCCGAGGGTGCTGGGCCCCGGGAACGGTGGGCACCGAGCCCCGAGGGTGCTGGGCCCCGGGAACGGTGGGCACCGAGCCCCGAGGGTGCTGGGCCCCGGGAACGGTGGGCATCGAGCCCCGAGGGTGCCGGGCCCCGGGAACGGTGGGCATCGAGCCCCGAGGGTGCTGGGCCCCGGGAACGGTGGGCACTGAGTCCCGAGGGTGCTGAGCCCCTGGTTGCCGGTGGGTGCCAAACCAGGCACCGGTGGGTGCTGAGCCCCCGGGAGCAGTCGGTGCTGAGCCCCCGGTTGCCGGTGAGCACTGAGCCCTATTGGATACTGAGCCCCCGGTGGCAGGTGGGTGCTGAGCCCCGGGAGTGGTGGGCACTGAGCTCTGGTGGGCGCTGAGCCCCCGGGAGCAGTCGGTGCTGAGCTCCGGTAGGTGCTGAGCCCCCAGGACCGGTGGCTGCCGAGCCCCGGTGGGTACGGAGCCCCCCCGTTGTCATTGGGCGCTGGGATTCCGGGACTGATCCATACCGGGCCCTGGTTGCCAGTTGGCGCTGAGCTCCAGGACCAGTCGCTGCTGATGCCTTGAGACCAGCCAGTGCTGAGCCCCCAGGACCTATTGGTGTTGAGCCCCAGGCCCCAGTGGGCACTGGGTCCCAGTTGGCACCGGGCTCCACGGAGCTGGGTGCTCGTGTTCCAGCTTGAGGTTCAACAGGACTCAGCACCGGGTCCTGCAGCAGCCCCGtggctccaggcttggggaagctgcccagaggaaaaggacctgggggtgctggttggcaGTGggtgaacgtgagccagcagtggccccgGTGGCcgacagcatcctggcttggatcagccctgggggggccagcaggagcagggaggggatcGTCCCCCTGTGCCCgatgctggtgaggctgcacctcaaatcctgggttcaattCTGGACCCCTCagtccaagaaggacattgaggggttgggatccatccaagagaagggaacggagctggggaagaggctggagcccaggggttctgggaatggttgagggagctggggctgctcagcctggaggaggctgaggggagacctcatcgctctctgcagctcctggagaggagggtgtggggaggtgggtgctgggctcttctcccaagtggcaagtgatgggatgagagggaatggcctcgggttgtgccaggggaggtttatattggacatcaggaaaaaattcttcatgggaagctttctgaagtgctggcagaggctgcccagggcagtggtggtgtctccatccctggagggatttaaaagccgggcagatgaggtgctcaggggtggtttagcagtggacaggtatggttggacttgatctcaatgctcttttccagctgaacgattctgtggttctgtgttCCCCCCTGGAGCCAGCCTAGGACTGGGGCTGAGCCTGGGGGGCTGTAGGGCCTGGGGttcagtggggctgggggtgaagTGGGACCTTCCTGGACCCCCAACACCTCACATACCCGGCGCCCCgtggttttgctgttgctgggGGGAGGCAGGATGGTCCCGGCAATGGGGCTGGGCACAGGGCCCGGCAGCAGGTGCGGGCAGCACCCTGTGCTCTTGGCGACCCGTAATTAGCAGTAATTAACCTAATCCTCTGGTTTTTTGCAACAGAtgggatttctttccttcccacagctcccagcaggCACTGAACCTGGCAGCAGCCTCTCCCTGTAGCTGGTGAGACACGGGGTCTCAGCTCTCCCAGccatgctgcagagctggggcagcCTGCTCGCACCACACCAACTCCAGAAGAGGGTTCAAAGCCTAAATGGGCTTCTTGGAGAGGGAAGAACCTTTCGTGTGGCTGCCAGGCCTGGTTTCAGTGGAGCTGGGCAGGGGGCTCTGCGCTTTGTGGGGTTCAACCGCAGGATGGCCCATGTGCCATGAACATGagatcatagtatcatagaatgctttgggctgaaagggacctcaaagcctatcagttccacccctgccatgggcaggaacacctcccactggatcaggggctcccagccccatccaacctggccttgaacccctccagggatggggcagccacccctgctctgggcagcctgggccagggcctccgcactgtcacagcaaaacatttctggtgCTTCTGCTGGTGACAGCTCTGTAATACGACTTGTGCAAGGCTCTCAGTAACTGAGCTTCCTCCTGCTGGTGTCACTGGAGGGGTCAAAGTGTGCTGTGGTCTCCTTCTCATCCTCTCCAGTGCCTCCCGCATGTGTTGCCCCCTCCAGTGACTCCATCGCTGCTTGTTGTGGGGCGAGGGCTGCTCTCAGGTGCATCCCAGAAGCAAGAAAGCAGGCAGAAAGCAGTTGTGGAATTGCACCTGGGGCCACAGCCCTGCTTCACCAGAGGCTGTTGGAGCTCACAGAGCTCTACCAGTGGTGCTGCACAGCTCAGGCCTGGCTCTCGTGCTCTGCCCTTGCAGGGGAGCTCACGAAAGGTGAACTTCAGCTCTCGAGCTACTTTTAGCAGCTTTGCTCTGAGCTCCAGACAGCGTGTTTACCCCTGGGCTTGCATCATGCAGTGCTTGGCCCTGGCTGCATCGGCTGCTCCCTGGCTGTGTTCCAGAGGTGGGAAGAGAGGCAAACCGCAGAGACAGGCAAGCCCAACGCAATCGGAAAGGTTCAACCCTCAGATCTTTAAACCCTGTTAAGAGAGGCTTCCCGGCGGCAGGGctggctggggagaggctccTGTGCGGGGTTTTGGGGCTGTTGAGATTGGAGCTTCCTTGACGACGGTGGCTGTGACAGTAAGGAGTGTGACGAGGACTTTGTCCTCTGGGACAGTCAGTGTTTCGGGCTGTCTGGCTGCCTCTTCTGggtgctgggaggagctggagcttgGTGCTGCGCCCAGGGAGGCAACATCTCCTGTCAGcattttgagagagagagagaggggaggctTTCAGCTGCTTCCTGACTGCTTCCTGCTCCCGGCTGATCCTGCCTTCCCACATCCTCCTGGACTGGGTGGTGGGCTGGATGCCGGgccccctccccagggctgcaTCATCTCCAGGGCTCTTGCTGTTGGCATGAGCTCACGTTCTAGCAAAGCAAATCATGGCTCGAGGCTCTTCCTGGCCTGCTGAGCACACGGAGCCTTTGCCAGGCAAGGCTCCGGTTGACCTGGGGGCTGTGAAAACTTGACAGGATTCACTGCTTTTGCTTTGACATCCCTCAAGGTGAGAACTGGAAGCAGTGGAGCTGTGGGATGGTGAGCAGAGACTGTGTCTTGCCACAGGCACAGCGAGCTGCTGCTCTGTTCCCACTCAGGGCGAGCCTGCCATGCTCTTCCGTACTCAAGCGTGTGCTCTGCGCTGCCTTCCTTTGCTCCCTCGCCTTGTGAGGAGATGCCTGtggtgggaagaggcagagtgGCTCTAGCTGTGTGCTAGTTCTGTTTTTTCAGGGATCAGTATGACGGCGCTGGGGCCCTGCCGGGGCACCGGCTTCCTGCGGCCGCGGAGCATGCGCTGCAGCAGGGAGGATCTTGCGCTTGAGCAGGAGCCCGGGCTGCACCATGGCCCGTCCTGTGGCTGCTTGTGGCAGTGAGAAGTGGCAGATTCCAGTCTAATTGCGGCTGCTACACAGCAACCGGAGGACTTTGCCTTCGACTTTTTGGTCCTCTGCAGATCAGGGCACCAGCACTGCCTGGAAATGCTCAGGTTGTGGCTTTCTTGAAGATCTTGGATCGAGGGTTCAGTGAAGCGGGATCAGATAAAGCTGCTGCAGCTCGGTAGGGAAGAGCCCGTCCACAAGCAGCTCCACACCATGGTGGGGATGGCAATGCTGCATTTTCAGCTTCCAGCTCTGGGCTGGAGACCCTTCTCATgcaggagaggggatggggcagcGATGGACAAGTACCGTCATACTTGAGATGCAGTAGGAGCTGAGGGTGCTGAGCCCACCAGCATGTGGGGGACTCCAAGGTTTGTGGGTTTCAGCTCTTGCCTGATCCATTATTTGTTGGGTTTTCCCCCAGAAGTGGCACCGTGTGGCTCGTGCTGTAGCAGCGACCGAGTCCAAAGGGCTGCTCAGGTGGAGGGAATGCTcctcgtgctgctgcagccggACAAACAGCCAGTAAAGAGCAGAATCCACCACACAAAGAGGCTTTGATGCAGTGCCCAGCGCTCAGTCCTGCACTGTGGCTGGCAGCCCAGCCATTCTTGGctacagctgcagaaagcaaaagctcaGGTCACAACAGCTCTGTCACATCAAACCAGGTCTTACTGCTGAAGGAACAATTCTTGTGTACAGCCTCCTGCATGAGCCAgtgtctctctcctcctccctttcacCTATTGCTCCGTTGGAAACAGGCTTGGTTCACGTGCTCCTCTCTGAGGATTGCACCAGAGGGGTTGTTGGTCAAGGTTAACTTTCTGTGGATGTTGCTGCTGGGAAGTTCTAAAATCCTCTTTATCTCCGTGTCAGGTGCCAGTGTTTGAATGCCCCCGTACAGGAcgttcttccttcctcttcttataAAATCTATCCAGAAAAATAGGTAGGGAGCTGGGTGTAGTGGGCTTCTGAGGAGCATGATGCATGGTGATGCTGGAAGTGCCAACTGGCAGTGGTCTGACACACAGCCCTGCTTGGAGAAGCCACTGTAGATCCCCAGCTCTCCACGCTGAGCAGCCCCTTGGAGCCCAGGAGCTGTGGGTGGGTGGTTGCAGGCAGCAACAGGGTGTTGGAAACCCACACAGCGCCCAGCTCTGTGCCCTGGGCGAGGTTCAAAACTCCTGCGAGGTGCTGCTCTGTGCCCTTACTT
This window contains:
- the CAVIN1 gene encoding caveolae-associated protein 1 isoform X1 encodes the protein MEDTTLQIIEPPTASEASEEQAPEEPIKSDQINGVMVLTLLDKIIGAVDQIQLTQTQLEERQQEMDSAVTSIQGELTKLTKAHTTTSNTVNKMLEKVRKVSVNVKTVRQNLEKQAGQIKKLEANEAELLKRRNFKVMIYQDEVKLPSKLSISKSLKEGEKLEKEGEGEEVPVGEDHAEEDHVQLSSDEEVEIEEIIEESRAERIKRSGMKRVDDFKKAFSKEKMEKTKLKTKENLEKTRHNLEKTRHNLEKRMNKLGTKIVTNERREKMKSSRDKLRKSFTPDHTIYARSKTAVYKVPPFTFHVKKIREGEVEVKATELVEVGGEEGENSDLLRGESPEMHTLLEITEESDAVLVDKSDSE